From a region of the Brevibacterium siliguriense genome:
- a CDS encoding polysaccharide pyruvyl transferase family protein codes for MTPLRILLLTNRDSDNVGDQIIEATVLSIIRGVMKNLDFGADDFVISSRAAGIISKRYMATKDPELLTAAREEISKADLIIFGGAPLFNYAYQNFYRRTIVTLELAQEYDVPVIFSSIGVEKFDAANKKSQALKKALELPVVKQITTRDDIESLRQYAEGTDIPVAHVADPAVLADIVYRKKPEPAPAPKPVPSVPVRAKRKLKRIVKRVITKATKPGGSQPAAAPAPAQPAAQPPVPAQPKVQRIGLVVTRAGIFADNRIDFTEGDQRRFWLETIAALEEKGYDYRLFTTGHFSDEVFLDSLIKTSGVPAKKAAVTVNSPDELIRELRGCDGVIAYRLHASITSFALGIPSIGLSWNFKVPYFYESVGYGHRALSPENWRAEDVVPAIKLAMEEGVVKDSAFLKSVYDTLFTGIRDVFAPDNSADPYSLEELWEGMPRQLATGPKGYREKVNRKLRRTYENYQKLYDKAQSMD; via the coding sequence ATGACCCCCTTGAGAATCCTTCTGCTCACGAACCGAGATTCGGACAATGTCGGTGACCAGATCATCGAGGCGACCGTTCTCTCCATCATCAGAGGTGTGATGAAGAACCTCGACTTCGGTGCCGATGATTTCGTCATCTCCAGCCGAGCCGCGGGCATCATCTCAAAGAGATACATGGCCACCAAGGACCCTGAGCTGTTGACCGCGGCTCGCGAGGAGATCTCGAAGGCAGACCTCATCATCTTCGGTGGAGCACCACTCTTCAACTATGCCTATCAGAACTTCTACCGTCGAACTATCGTCACGCTCGAACTGGCGCAGGAATACGACGTGCCGGTCATCTTCTCGAGCATCGGTGTGGAGAAGTTCGATGCGGCGAACAAGAAGAGCCAGGCTCTCAAGAAGGCGCTCGAGCTCCCAGTGGTCAAGCAGATCACGACGCGTGACGACATCGAGTCATTGCGTCAATACGCTGAAGGCACAGACATTCCAGTTGCTCATGTCGCCGACCCGGCAGTTCTGGCCGATATCGTCTATCGGAAGAAGCCGGAGCCGGCGCCTGCCCCCAAACCAGTACCGTCCGTACCGGTCCGAGCGAAGCGGAAACTCAAACGAATAGTCAAGCGGGTCATCACGAAGGCGACTAAGCCGGGTGGTTCGCAACCAGCAGCAGCACCAGCACCGGCTCAACCAGCGGCACAGCCACCGGTTCCGGCGCAGCCGAAGGTCCAGCGCATCGGTCTGGTTGTCACCAGGGCCGGAATCTTCGCTGACAATCGCATCGATTTCACCGAAGGCGACCAGAGGAGATTCTGGCTCGAGACGATCGCCGCGCTCGAAGAGAAGGGATACGACTACCGGCTCTTCACCACCGGGCATTTCTCCGATGAAGTCTTCTTGGACAGTCTCATCAAGACCTCGGGAGTTCCGGCTAAGAAGGCCGCTGTCACGGTGAACTCTCCGGACGAACTGATTCGAGAGCTGCGCGGCTGTGACGGAGTCATTGCCTACCGGCTGCATGCGAGCATCACCTCATTTGCGCTCGGCATCCCTTCGATCGGTCTGTCCTGGAACTTCAAGGTCCCATACTTCTACGAATCAGTCGGCTATGGTCATCGGGCGCTGAGCCCGGAGAACTGGCGTGCTGAGGATGTCGTGCCGGCGATTAAACTCGCCATGGAAGAAGGCGTCGTCAAAGACAGCGCATTCCTCAAATCCGTCTACGACACACTCTTCACAGGGATCAGAGACGTTTTCGCTCCGGATAATTCTGCGGATCCATATTCGCTTGAAGAGCTGTGGGAAGGGATGCCGCGGCAACTGGCCACCGGTCCCAAGGGGTACCGCGAGAAAGTCAATCGGAAGTTGCGTCGTACCTACGAGAACTACCAGAAGCTATACGACAAAGCACAATCAATGGATTGA
- a CDS encoding polysaccharide pyruvyl transferase family protein — protein MAPTEVLLLTNRDSDNIGDQIIEASVISLIKAAVGNLGLDTENLKVRSRAASLISRKYMSTRDESLLEPARRAISRADVLIFGGAPLFNYRYQSFYLRTIRTLELAQEYDVPVLFSSIGVEPYSATDSRSQQLKDALTLPVVRQITTRDDIESTRKYVEETDIPTALVADPAVFADSVFGVKARSAPVPATSAPRCIGLVVTRAGIFKDNGITFSEADQRKFWLDVIDDLESRGDDYRIFTTGHFSDEMFLDSLVRHHGVSNKKAAVTLNCPEELIDELKQCDGVVAYRLHASITSFALGIPSIGLNWNFKVPDFYRSMGYPERALDHTDWNSRTVLRALDTAMSEGVEKDADTLMSVYRTLFSGLKGIIAPDSAAEAFTLAELQEKMPRYAGTTRKQYQEKMRRKLRRSYEYFQQRISMDVAKVPAQESKPSTVGSTVKRGLKKLRNRLP, from the coding sequence TTGGCACCCACTGAAGTCCTGCTGCTCACGAACCGAGACTCTGACAACATCGGCGACCAGATCATCGAAGCCTCTGTCATCAGTCTCATCAAGGCCGCCGTCGGTAACCTCGGACTGGATACAGAGAACCTCAAGGTTCGAAGCCGAGCTGCGAGCCTGATCAGCCGTAAGTACATGTCGACTCGAGACGAGTCGCTTCTCGAGCCGGCGCGGCGTGCGATCTCTCGCGCCGACGTCCTGATTTTCGGGGGCGCCCCGCTGTTCAACTACCGGTACCAAAGCTTCTATCTCCGCACCATCAGAACTCTGGAGCTGGCTCAGGAATATGACGTGCCGGTTCTCTTCTCGAGCATCGGTGTGGAGCCGTACTCTGCGACCGACAGTCGTTCGCAGCAGTTGAAAGACGCTCTCACACTCCCCGTTGTGCGGCAGATTACGACCCGCGACGATATCGAATCGACCCGAAAGTATGTCGAGGAAACCGATATCCCTACGGCCCTGGTCGCCGATCCCGCAGTGTTCGCTGACTCTGTTTTCGGAGTGAAAGCCCGCTCTGCGCCAGTGCCCGCCACCTCAGCCCCTCGTTGCATCGGCCTGGTGGTGACCCGCGCAGGCATCTTCAAAGACAACGGGATCACATTCAGTGAGGCCGACCAGAGGAAGTTCTGGTTGGACGTCATCGACGACTTGGAGAGCCGGGGAGACGACTACCGGATCTTCACCACGGGCCACTTCTCCGACGAGATGTTCCTCGATTCTCTCGTCCGCCACCATGGGGTGTCGAACAAGAAGGCTGCAGTCACGCTGAACTGTCCCGAAGAACTCATCGATGAACTCAAGCAGTGCGATGGCGTTGTCGCCTACCGGCTGCACGCAAGCATCACGTCCTTCGCGCTCGGCATCCCATCGATCGGACTGAACTGGAACTTCAAGGTGCCCGATTTCTATCGTTCGATGGGCTACCCGGAGCGCGCACTTGACCATACTGATTGGAATTCGCGGACGGTTCTGCGGGCGCTGGATACTGCGATGAGCGAAGGCGTCGAAAAGGACGCGGATACGCTGATGTCTGTCTACAGGACCCTGTTCTCCGGGCTGAAGGGCATCATCGCTCCCGATTCTGCGGCTGAGGCCTTCACACTTGCTGAACTGCAAGAGAAGATGCCTCGCTATGCGGGAACGACTCGAAAGCAATACCAGGAGAAGATGCGGCGCAAACTGCGTCGCTCCTACGAATACTTTCAACAGCGGATCAGCATGGACGTTGCCAAGGTTCCTGCCCAGGAGTCAAAGCCATCGACCGTCGGCTCAACCGTCAAACGTGGTCTCAAGAAGCTGCGCAATCGCCTGCCCTGA